The DNA window TACAGGTTGTAGAGATCATGGGCGATGCAGGTGTGAGCTCTTAGATCTCCTAAGTCtagaaagctgatttttataGAACCCTTGGAGAGCTGTagcaaagcaaaagggaaacaTGGAGAAATCCTCAAAATTTTTAAGATTCAGATCCTTATACTCTTTGGGAAGTTTAAAAGAAGCTGGAGAACTAGCTTCAGGTGATACATTCAAATGTTGCAAGGAATAACTCAGGAATACTTTGTATTTATGATTAAGACATTCACGAACTTTCCTTGTAGGAAAGAGACCAGTTTTCTAATCTAATATAATCTGTAGAACTTCAGTATTGCTTACCATGAACGGTCTGGCATCTTGCGGATGAAAGATCATTTTACTGAGAATTGTTTCAAGATTCTAGTAGTGAAAAGCTTACTTTATTTCCATCTTCAACTTAGAGCCATTTTGCCTCAACTGTGTGTTTGATTAGGTATTGAGGGATCTTTCCTGTGGGTAGTCATACATCACGATCGAGATATTGCTGGACTTTCTCTTCAGGGAGTTGAATAGATTGAAGTATTCCATTTGCCTATTGTAAAGTCTGTTTTCATAGTTACAAATAATCCTTTTAATGCTttgaatatttcagttttttaaatgatgaaatacCAGAGCTATAAACAATATTTCAGCTTCAGGTTCACCAGGGAAACAGTATCATACTGCTCAACTCTTCAGTTTGCATAGCAGGGAATCTCTGATACCCCTTTGTCTGTATTACTGGATTCTCATGCAGTTATTCAGCTACAGTGACCCCAAGACACTTTCATGTGCAGTTGTTTAGTTACAATGACTCCACAATGCTTTTCAGAATTAAGTTCTCTTCTCCAAAGTGCCAgcattgtatttttgttttttaagcttATAATTTCTTTTGGGTCATTCGTTAAGCCAAGCGCGCAGATAATTTTTCTCGTGACCCACTTTATCTCGTCAGTCTCTCAACTGAATGTTTTCAGTGCTGACTCATTTTTCATATAATTAAACATAGATTTCTCCCACATTGTTGTGCAGACAGAAATCACTGTAGGATACCATAGGCTGAAATGCTGTGTTCAAAACTAAATGTTGAGATACTGTTGGCTGTCTTCAGCCTGTGTAATGCATCATGCTGATTCAGAGTCAAGCcagtttttaataaatgcacTGTTAGAGACGGGATTTAACAGTCATTTTAAGGAAGTCCATGGGCATTTTGTTTATCGTTCAATTGTGAATCACTAGGTAACCTTCTTTAGCCATGTTTATAtcctttcttccaaaaaatactaatttggtaagagctgtttttctttacttcaaTGCCCTAAATTAACTCTTCATTATTGTGTCATGTATTGCTTGTTAACAACAATTGCttgttgttgatttttcttttcagaatactCTTCTTCCTTCACAACTTGTTACTGTTACTTGTTACTGTTCTTCCTTCTGATTTCCAGACCcctttaagatttattttgtggAGATAAAGCCTTCCTCCATAGAAGACTGAGGCCTATTAACAAGAGGCTTCCTTTCATAGCTATTTGTTGCTGTTCCCCTAGAAGTGATCTCTGGACTACTCAGGGATTCCAAGAACATCTTGAAAACTGCGGCTTTGTATATTCATGAGATTTTCCGTGATTACTTAAAACCATGAAGAGCTTGAAGGGCTCTTTGGATCTGTGGATtgtctttttctgctgcttttcaattCAATCAGGTTTTCAGCTGTTACCGAGTGGTCAAAGAGCATAAAGAGCGTAACAGTTATCCCTGTTACTCAAGGATTCTGCCAGCATGTGAAAAAGTTCTCTGATGATGGAAAGCTGGCTTTGCTATCTTTCAAGTTATTCCATCTGTTCCCTTGGCTTTAGGAAACTGAAGTACTGCATACTATTCAGTAGTCTGTTGATGGAACAATTCTTAGAGATAAATTGCTATAGCATCTGTACCTGGAAGAAGCATTTAGTTTGATCAGTTATGTTTTGGACCACAGTGAGACCAAGGATTTAAGGAAACTGGACTTTTAAACCTTTCCAAATGGGATTGTTTGAAAGCATGTCAAATACTGCAATTCCTTTATGTGCTTTATTTGTGTAATATATCTGATTCACATTATTCACTTATCCTTTGATTATGATTTATGTaacatttaaggaaaataataataaaaaaagcgATAACTATCCTGTAGCAAACACCTGGACTTGTAACTAATATGTAAGGCCtcaaattaatgtaaattaattaatgtaattaaatttagaagtaacttttttttcataggTACTAGGCCAAGTTAATAATTTTGATAGTGTACTTAGTATTTTATAAGCTAATGCAGTTCAGTCCTAGCATGAAGAATTTACTCTCTGTGTGAAGGGAAACATGTTGAACTCTACATCCAGTGAAGATTCAGAATTGTGGAAAATATAATTGAATTGTTGAAAACTGTAGCAATATCAAAGTATACAAACTGAATTGGTTTAGAATATATGGGAAGGTTCAGAGCACACAGTGTGCTTTTCTAGCTAAATCAGTATTTCTGCTATAgctttttcattgctgtaaaATAGGTAAATATACAGATATCTGTTGATAGGACTACATAAGTGtaattttaggggttttttaaaatctttatctgAAACTGcttcaacatgagccggcaatgtgcgcttgcagcccagaaagccaactgtatcctgggctgcatcaaaaatgcgaccagcaggttgagggaggtgattctcctctattctgctctcatgagagtacctcacctggagtacttTGTCCAGCTCCGtggtccccagtacaagagagacaagGACCCTGTTGGGactgagtccagaggagagccatgaagatgatcagagtgctggagcacctctcctatgaagacacactgagagagttggggttgtctagcttggagaagagaaggctccggggagaccttagagcagccttccggtacctgaaggggcctacaggaaagctggagaggaactatTTACAAGGGCctggagtgataggacaaggggtaatggctttaaactgaaagagggtaggttttGATTAGGTATCAGGAATACATTTTTTACAATAAGCGCGGTGAGGCACTAGGggaggttgcccagagaagttgtggatgatgccccctccctggaattgttcaaggccaggctggatggggctttgggcagcctggtcaagtggagggtgtccctgcccatgccaggtgggttggaactagatgatctttgaggtcccttccaacccaaaccattctatgattctccaATTCTCTTAATTTTGTATAAACGTATACTGAACTGGAATTCGCATTCTGTGGAAGACAAGTATATGTACATTGtcaaataatttatctttaCAGTTCACTCTGAGTCCTCATCCTCTGGTAGACCAAGTTGCACGTGTACCcacatacacatattttaaatataatttgtgtGGTCCTGTACTTTCATCTGGAGTAAGGCAGCTAACTGTCTCTAAAAGGAGACTAGGGGACTAACATGATGCcttccccgcccccctccccaactaTCATAATATGTGCTACAATTCTTTAACTTTGCATTCACTTAatcaaaaaatgtgtttattccaaagaaaaatcctgtggcatttgggattatttttttttgtctgtcttacAGGATCTGTTTGTTCATACTTGTATATGAAACGTCTTTTAGCTATAGCAAGTACAGAAATAATCATGTCAGCTATGTCAGACTCTGAAAAACTTTAAGATCTTTTCTCTCAGTATCTCTTGCCACAGTGTAtatcttctctgttttcaacTCTGCCTTTGCATTTTAACTTTCAGTGTCGGCTCAGTGAGAGGCAAATCTAAAGTGGATAGCATGCTTGTTGCAGTGATCAGCTGAAGAATCACAGTTTTGTGCTTTATTGTTTCTTTCGAACAGTAATGCTGCAGCCTTTCGACTATGACCCAAATGAGAAGAGTAAGCACAAGTTTATGGTACAAACAACCTATGCACCGCCAAATATTTCAGATATGGAGGCAGTGGTAAGTAAAAATAGGGTAAAATGactgttgggggttttttttgtaaaaactcAGGCTTAAGTGTAAATGAATAGTgtttttgcagtttatttttggAGAAGAATTGGGTTTTCTCTGAACAAGTATAACTTCCATATGTGATTCGGGGGTTTTAAGGTTAAATACAAGCTCAGTTCTTAGAACTCGCCTAGTGAACTGGTTGAATGGAAATAGTAGTGAATCTAAAATCAGTTCAGTGTTAAAATATGGGCATATTGTACCTTATACACAGCTAATCTGAAGGGGATAAACATTGTATTTGAAGGAATTGAGTATGTTTAAACAACAAGCCTAAAGCTGTATGAAATGGGTGCATTTGGTCTGAAAAGTGTTTAAATGAAAGGTTGAATGGGATTATaatgaattaaaacatttgGAAGACTTAAGATATGTCTTATTGCAAGATACCAAGTGGCTAAACACAGCACAAATTATAgatttatcttctgttttaataGAACATGTAGTAGATTGAGTTCTTAGGCAGGATTGGTCTTATGAAAGATCCAGAAAGAAGATGCTTAGGTTTGTGCTTGTTAGTTCAGAAGTAAGGACGCTTGTTTCTGATGTTACAAGGTGGTAGCAATGGGAAGGAAACATTTGGTTGTCAGAACATGCCCTTGAGGGTGTATGTAGACTCCCATAAGCATGTGTATTAAGGTGGAGGGGAATGATGCACAGGCTTCTGTCTATAGAGACTCTTGCAAGGAATGCCTGAGTTTACACAGGTATGTTCAACGTTCACTCAAGGcagacagaggaggagaggggaaacaaAGGATAAAGATGAGGTTTTATAAATCACTGTAATTCACTAGACCTTTGCAGGTTTAGGCTCTGTCCCCTTATATGAAGGCAAAGACTACTGTGACATCACTCTTCACTGGAAAAAGTGGAAAACCTTTTAGATTTTGTTAAGCTTTTGAGACATGTAGCTAGAAAGTTAACATCTCTCTTCCTCATTGGTCTggtttactttttcttaatatgGTCTGATGGCTCTTGGTTATGTGTGGTAAGTGAAGCGTAACTATTTGGTGAGGATATAAAAATCCActttagaaatacttttcaaataacTGCTTTCTCAGTGTGTTCAAGTATAGAATACTGAGAAGCAGATCTTGCAGAAAATTGGTAATTGTAGTTGTAAGTTACTATACAACTAATGCcactggataaaaaaaaaaggggggggggagtgggaagGGTGTTATGAAAAGCCTGGGTATTCTAGTCTGTAAGACCTGCAGTTCTAGGGTAACTTCAGAGGACCTATTGTTGGAAAAATTGCCACAGACTTCAGATCAGTCTCTGAGCCTAAAGATTTAAGCCAACTACATGAAGTGTATCCTTTGAAAGTTAATTGTCAGTTGAGCAGAGAGATTCCAGCATATTTCACTGTTACTTAAATATATTGACAACCATTAGAATTTGACATGTTTTTTTataaacagctttgaaaaattctCTAGGCCCAAATTGTAATGTACTATGCAGTAAAAGGAGGAAGTggttaaaaatctgaaatacaaagaacTAAAGAAATTTATGCTGGAACTAAATAAAGAGTCActaaaagatgtttttcaaccttttgtttaaaattggTGCTTCCAAGATGGGACATAAGGAGTACATTTACCAAGGAGTGAAAGAGCTAGAACTTGGTTCTTAAACTGACTCGGATGGTACTTGTTCCTCATTGTGTGTTAAAGGAACTGCTGTATTGTCCCCTCCCTATCCCCTGCAAACCTCTGGATCTATCCTTGCGTTCAATTTActcatttctgtttccagacTTAACTAACCATTTCTATGCTTTTTTGCGTAGTcaaagtgaacaaaaaaaacattGTTCAGAAACAAGTCTGAAAATTGCCGCTAGGGTAGGGGAGGCAAGTACTAAGAGCAACATTATGAACTGTTGAGATGTTTGTATGAGTCTGGCATGCTAACTATATTAATTGTTGTCTTAGtggaaagaagcaaaacctGATGAGTTAATGGACTCCAAATTAAGATGCGTGTTTGAAATGCCTAATGAAAATGATAAACTGGTAAGTATGAAAAGAGTAAGAAACTGTCATACACTGGCTGTTAGGATCTCacagaaatttgttttgaatttcttttaaaacctatTTGACTTGTTGATTAAATGGAATGTACGAAATTGTACTAAATTAGACAGGAGGAGAATTCAGTATATAACTTTTCAAGGATtcatagaacagcccaggttgaaagggaccttgaaataccatctggtccaacctttcatCAGAAAGGGAGCACCCTGTCCAACTGCATCTTAAAAACCTCCAGCAATGGAGACTAGTGCCCAAAATTATtatcatttcattatttttattattgatcTGCTTTAGCATTTTATTGctgtcagattaaaaaaaagaaaaagaagtactGTGTACAGTGAAAAGTGAATTGCATCGTTTGCTTTTTGAAgtattaaatgcttttcaattttaaaacctttgttTCTAATTCAGCTGAATTAGAAAAGGAAGTACTGATTAGAAATTAATGCATGCTTTGGGAatccaaaatgcatttttaaaggtagTGGTAAAGACAGAGAATcggacaaaataaaaatcctattaCCTCTTTCATGCTCTTGATTTCAGACAAAGTCTATTCCAATTGTGTAGGAGATGACAGTTTCATTGTATACAGACTGAAGATGTCTGTTTTGTATAGCttgatatttggaaaaataggTAACTCAGTTCCCTAAAAGTTTTGCAGAATATGACTAAATTTTTAtgcattaacttttttttttctttttcaccctCATACTTGAAATTTCTGATTATGGAATCTTAATACTGTATATTCTGGGTTGTgattttggggattttttttttttcgggggTGCTGTTTTTAGCATTATGAATTAGAGTACTGAAGTAGGATTTCTGTAAACAACCTTATTCACTTTATGGccttgacttttctttttagtacTGTCCATTTTTTTGCAGTAGTATATAAGGCATGTTGGGGGAAAGTAGCGTGAATCTATGCatgtaaaaaaatctcatataAGTGCAAAATAATTGTGCCATACTTCAACTTAGTTTGTGACAcaacctgttttctttttactttgttttgtttcttaactaTTGCAGAATTacttccttccttttatttttttaggctGTTTGATGTATTTTATGCCATCTTTTGCATGCCTGCTGGGTCAGTGTTAAGCAGCTAAAGTATTAATTTTTGTCGCAGTAGCATGTAGTACCAAAATTAAACAGTGCAATCtcttcttgttttttaatatttgagcTAATCAGAATTGAAGTGATAACAGAAGTCTTTGGTCAGATTACTGTAAATAGGAATTTCATTGAACTATATTAGTAGCTGgattgtttcagttttaaactgTGGATGATTTTTCTCTAGGTAAGTAAAATTCTCAAGTAATTCTTAATATTTGTAGAATGATATAGATGCAAGCAAGCCCGCCCCAGTACTGAATACGTCTAAACAGGATGGACCGATGCCAAAACCACATAGTGTTTCACTTAATGATACTGAAACAAGGAAGCTAGTGGAGGAGTGCAAAAGGCTTCAAGCAGAGATTATGAAGCTGACAGAGGAAAATCGGCACCTGAGAGTGAGTTCTGCTTATGTGTTTTTATTGAAGTGGCTTCACTCTTCTTGATTGAAAGGTCTGGTTTGTAATTAGGCCAATAGATGTGTATTCCAGAAAGTAGATACGACTGTTAAAATGTCAAGAGTGATTTGTAATGTGATTTTACTGTTCTGTTTCTACTGTATATTTTGAATGTCTCAGTGATTGAGATTTTGTGATTGTCATGGATGAGATATTGAAGctacataattttcttcttaaatgaaATGGTCCTATTTAAGGTAGTCTTAGTTACTTCAAATCCAAATCAGAGATACCAAATTAGtagcttttaataaaaatgcattattattcATTAAGAATGAGTAAACGAGATCCAAAGGGGTAACATACTGTATCACAAATGGTTAGTGAAAAAGAACAATTGTTTGGCCAGAGGAGGTAAGCAAACGCTACTTTCCAGTACCTTTATGTAAAGGTGCTATTTCAGTAACCTGTAACTAGTCAATATGTGACTTTATGTGACTTTTCTATATATTTGCTTTTGGGTATCTGACAATTTCATTGGCCATGGTAGCATTGTAAAGAACCAGGAAATAATGATGTCTCCACACCTGTAATTCTGATGACATTGGAACATTTGGAGAAACACTACACAAAGCAGACATTTCTCCTTAACAATAAGAAATTACTGCTATTTCATTCTGCCACATAGTAAGTAAAAGCAGAATTCTTCATTGTGCTTAGCAAGAAGTTCAGAATCTTTCTTAACCAGAGCATGGAGAGATGCTAGTGGATTACCTGTCTTTATTTGGaatattagtaatttttttttaaattgtatttaaatgttCACCAGTAAATTGGCCTTTAAGTCCAGTTTTTACAATTATAAAGAAGAtgtgtttataattttttttccatctgtgttttctttccccccctcagGATGAAGGCTTGAGGCTCAGAAAGGTAGCGCACTCGGATAAATCTGGATCACCCACAGCTTTGGCCCTCAGAGATAATGGCTCTAATTCTCTTCCTTCACTTCTTGTTGTAATTGCAGCCATTTTCATTGGATTCTTTCTAGGGAAGTTCATCTTGTAGAAAGGATGAGTGAGAGAAGCATGCAAAATGCAGCTtccttttttgggttttttttggttgttttttttttttttcttggccagaaaaaagatttgtttaCCTACCACTTCATTGGTAGTATGGCCCAAGTGGCCATTTTTGTGTACAGCATCATAACAGGCTTTGCCTTGAATGATCTCGCACGGTTAGAAAACACAATCTGAAAAGACAAACTGTTCGGCTACTGGACAAAATTGTATATTAAATCATCAATAGCAGGTGTCAGTTGCACAGTCAGTCCTTTATGAAAATTCATAAATAAAgaattgttctttctttctgtggttttaataAGAATTCAAAAATTGTTCAGTcttgtaaatgttattttaataatcctttaaaattttatctgtTGCTGTTACCTCTTGAAAAATGATTTATTAGATTGCTAATCCCACTCATTCAGGAATATGACAAGAGGTATTCTGGGGGAAATGGTGCCTCTTACTGTGTAAATTTTCTCCTTACCTTACTTTGCTAATATCAtggcagaatttctttcttatccCTTGTGAGGCATTGTTGACAGTTCTTCATCCTTACAATCCTGTCCTATAATATTTAacattacaaaagaaataaaattgttaacagatttttctgctgGGTAGCCTGTTTGTATGTGTCGTACTTTAGAAGGGATTCCTAACAAGTTCATTGTTCATGGTAATTTGCTACTTGTAACAAATGGCTATTTTGAAGTTTATTTGCTTAAGTCTCTGGCTTAGACTGTTGTAATTGAAActtgggggcaggagggggggaggtttcaatttgtttaaaaaaaaaaaaactgttttctggcTGCTTTCAGCTACAGAGAGGATGGTTCTCGAACTTGTTTTGGGACAGAATGATTTGGATATACAGCAGGTACAAATACCAGACATGAATGTTTTCAATATATTAACAATTTGCTTGGATTGTGCAGGAGTGTAATAATCAACCTTCTGTTCTATCTTTGGATCTTCTGGGTGTCTTCCAGGAGTCAACATTATTCTTTGATTTCATAAGGGTACTTAATTCACATATACTAACCTACTCAGTTTGTAATTCTCTTTTAGCAGATACtcaaaaatgcaaattgaaTGATTCAGACACCCACAGTGAATTCTATGATGCAGAAGAGTTGATATTTGCTGAGCGAGCCTCAGTTGCTcaccttttgaaaattaaagtaatttttatgcaACTCTTGGGCAGATCTACCTGTGTTAACTATGTATAGCTAAGTTTTAAAGAACGCATTATTTGAGGGTCTGAAATGCTTCCCTGCACTTAATCTTATGTCTTGCCTCATCTGtcataaaaacaaacagtagTATGGGAACAAAATATTATCTGTACTTCTGACTAAGCATAATCCAATACAGGGAATTActtataaactgaaaaattgcaGAAGGCATATACTCCTGTAAGCAAAATTGTGTATGCTCTTGGACAGCTTGACTTGATGTGGTGCAGCTAAGTGTGTTAGACCTTGGTACATGCACACGTTATGTACCTGAGAAAAATGTTCTGGAGAAGTTGTATGTTATCTTGGTTGCCTTtgatttttagtgtttttttaaaaaaaagaaaactataatTACATCATGTTTTGTCATTGCTCTCTGTGATAaacttttttataaaatcttgCATATGTGcaaggaagatgatgaagaaaatgcaaatactgcTTATCTTTTCACTTAAGCATGCAAGCACAGATGTTTCCGATTCCTTGTTCCAGTGTCTGCATTCAAGTCTCCTTCCAtcccagtgactggaaaaacTATGTTAAGGTCTTGATTATTTTGGTTCTGCTGTTTCAGAATGGTGTAattctcctgatttttttctttttttttttttccttttttctctctaacaGAACATTGCCGCATCAAACTTTCATAGCCTGTTCCAAACCGATTAAGTGGAAAATAACGAAAGCAATAGTGTGCAGGATGTAGTTTGCTTCAGACAGAGCAGTCATTCCTGCattgaaggggagaaaaaaaaaatcctctggaAGATCCTAAGATGTTTACAGCATACTGTACAGAGGTTTTCAAGGGTAGCTAGCACTTTCAAGACTtgagagcagaaaaagaagtcCTTGCTTAATGCAGCTGACTCAGGTTTTGATGCCTGGCAGCAGAAATAAggtaaaaataacaagaaaatcagattgaaatatctttttttcataaataacaaACAGGTAGTGATAAAACTTGGTCATGGTTTAAGTAATGTCTTCAAAGTGAAAGTGTGCAGCGGTCTCGTAACCAGTGTACTTAGTAATGGTATAAGGAGACTCTCTTGGTTTCCTGTAATCCCTTCATAGCTGTATATAAAATGTAATGCTAAAACTATTTTGCTCTCAGGAGTCACTTTGGATGAGATCAACTGTATTCAGTGAATTATGTAATATGGATTAAATTGTTTGTCTTTGTTCCTGAAATGGTTAGAACTTCTTGCTTTGTCTGCCTGCTTACTTGTGTATGTAAGCATGGGGAAATACAGTCTCTCCACTGCTCCTACTGATACAAGATGACAACAATGCCCATAAAGTCGTGTGAGGCTAAATGCGTAACTGTAGTTAAATATGTATTACAGATTGCCCTTCTGATTTCTCAAAAGGGCAAGATGGAACAAGTAAACAGTATCAAAGTagtattttaaagtctttatgaatatagcactttaaaaaaagagtagtaTGAtggtttgggggaggggggaaaagccTGTTTAAATAGAAGATACAGCTTCTGTAGTAATTCTGGGCACCAAATTTAACCCACTTAAAAAGTATATGAagttcatttaagaaaaagttatttatatCAATACACAAGTTATTCGTGCATTTCTATGCATTCTCTAAAAGCTGTTGACAAACACGATTGCCCCAGCTTGCATGTTTCTGCTGCTAGGATTGAAGCCAACTTACATATAAGAAGCAACAAAACACTAGCTTGAAACTTTGTTATCCGcttgggaggagggagggtggAGGTGGAAGGTGACATTTTGCCAAAGGGGAGAAGACAAAGTCAATAAGCAAAACTTACCTTTCAGGCCTTCTTCAAAGATATTAAAAGTTGAAGTATTAATAAACCATTAAAAATGTAGTAGTGT is part of the Balearica regulorum gibbericeps isolate bBalReg1 chromosome 2, bBalReg1.pri, whole genome shotgun sequence genome and encodes:
- the VAPA gene encoding vesicle-associated membrane protein-associated protein A, with protein sequence MAAAGALAKHEQILVLDPPTDLKFKGPFTDVVTTNLKLRNPSDRKVCFKVKTTAPRRYCVRPNSGVIDPGSSVIVSVMLQPFDYDPNEKSKHKFMVQTTYAPPNISDMEAVWKEAKPDELMDSKLRCVFEMPNENDKLNDIDASKPAPVLNTSKQDGPMPKPHSVSLNDTETRKLVEECKRLQAEIMKLTEENRHLRDEGLRLRKVAHSDKSGSPTALALRDNGSNSLPSLLVVIAAIFIGFFLGKFIL